A stretch of DNA from Arthrobacter globiformis:
ATGATCAGCTGATTCATGTTTCACCCGTCCTTATCTACTCGGTTCTGAATGTTCGCTTAGTTCTGAAGGTTTACTTGAGAACGAAAGCGAAGACCAGGCCCAGGATGGCGAGGGCTTCAGTCAGCGCAAGGCCGAGGAATGCGATCGGCTGCAGGACGCGCTGAGCTTCCGGCTGACGTGCCACACCGTTGATGTAGGCGGCGAACACGAGACCCACACCGATACCACCGCCGATGGCCGAGAGACCGTAGCCGATGAGGTTGAGGGAGCCGTTGATGGAGCCTTCCATTTTTCTTCCTTTCAAGATGCCATGTATATGGCAGGTTGTTTGGGTTGCTTCATCCCCGCGAGGGGAAGTTTGAGGTGCCTAGTGGCTGTCGGCGTGGAGTGCGCCTTCGATGTAGATCGCGGTCAGCAGGGTGAACACGTACGCCTGCAGGGCCATGATCAGCGCTTCCAGCATGTACATGGCAATCGCACCGGCGAGAACCAGGACCGAGGTGCCCTTGAGGAGGACGTTCTCCTGCATGACGAGGTATTCGATGCCGGAACCGGCGATCATGACGATCAGGTGGCCGGCCAGCATCGTGGCGAACAGACGGAGGCTGTGCGTGACCGGGCGGACCAGGAAGTTGGAGATGATCTCGATCGGAATGACGATCGGCAGGATGTAGACCGGGACACCGGAGGGAACGGTGGCGAGCTTGAAGTAGCGCAGGCCGTTCTTCTTGATGCCGATGCCGATCCAGGTGACATACACGATGGCTGCCAGCACGTAGGCGCCGCCGACGTGCGAGAAGCTCGGGAG
This window harbors:
- the atpB gene encoding F0F1 ATP synthase subunit A, yielding MIALALPAQNSGEFTPPGIEEMHLPAILPWGAADGFSKQMLLVILSVVIIATFFVLAARKQQLVPGKLQFAGEAAYGFVRNSIAKDIIGGRDFIKYVPLLFSLFFFILVNNIYGAIPLIQLPSFSHVGGAYVLAAIVYVTWIGIGIKKNGLRYFKLATVPSGVPVYILPIVIPIEIISNFLVRPVTHSLRLFATMLAGHLIVMIAGSGIEYLVMQENVLLKGTSVLVLAGAIAMYMLEALIMALQAYVFTLLTAIYIEGALHADSH
- the atpE gene encoding ATP synthase F0 subunit C, translating into MEGSINGSLNLIGYGLSAIGGGIGVGLVFAAYINGVARQPEAQRVLQPIAFLGLALTEALAILGLVFAFVLK